Proteins from one Betaproteobacteria bacterium genomic window:
- a CDS encoding DUF1499 domain-containing protein, which yields MTFSATPPADLGVRDGRLKPCPETPNCVSSQTQGKHYVAPLAFADAPDAALARLKSILSGLERVRIVAESAGYLRAEVSSRVFGFVDDLEFHVDAAARVVHVRSAARLGYSDFGVNRKRMERIRAQFTRAPLVP from the coding sequence ATGACGTTTTCCGCCACACCTCCGGCCGATCTCGGTGTACGCGACGGCCGGCTCAAGCCCTGTCCCGAAACGCCCAATTGCGTGAGCAGCCAGACGCAGGGCAAGCACTACGTCGCCCCGCTCGCATTCGCGGATGCGCCCGATGCCGCGCTGGCGCGGCTGAAGTCGATCCTGAGCGGGCTCGAGCGCGTGCGCATCGTCGCCGAATCGGCGGGTTATTTGCGCGCCGAAGTGTCGAGCCGCGTGTTCGGATTCGTCGACGATCTGGAATTCCATGTCGACGCTGCGGCTCGCGTCGTCCACGTGCGCTCGGCCGCGCGCCTGGGTTACAGCGATTTCGGCGTCAACCGCAAGCGCATGGAACGCATCCGGGCACAGTTCACGCGAGCACCCCTCGTACCCTGA